From the Gossypium hirsutum isolate 1008001.06 chromosome A02, Gossypium_hirsutum_v2.1, whole genome shotgun sequence genome, the window aattataaaattaatattttaataatattggatttatcattatatttatatttttacataaaatctgTGATTTTAGACCCCCCAAAGTGGATTCCTCctcttatatttatatatagtaacTTCACTTTTTTGGTCGAAGAGGAATTTCACAGCATTTCTCCGATGGCGCTCAACcagttttttcctttttttactttACAATCTCCCTCACTCTTTCCCTCAGCCACAGCAGTAACAAAGTTTGTAAATTTATCATAATCTTCCCCTAAATCGCAGCGAAAATGGAAAATGCCATAGGACTCAATCTAGCCATTTAGGTACCCAAATATGTTGATTAAATTTGATTCTTTCTTCCATTAGGTGTTCGTGAAAATGCCTATGAGAAGTTTGATTCTTCACTAAATAGAACTTACCCTTTActtttttgtttccttttcttaTATTATTATCTGATTGAGATTCTCTTGTTTAGTGCAGGTACATCGGCTGCTATACTGTATATAATACTAGAAGGTTGATCTTCTTGTATTTGActgctttttgtttttttaatcatATAGGATAAAAGTTCTGATCCGGATTTTTAAGGTAATCATACAGATGACAAAGGTTTCCTTCACATTGACTGGGTTTTCAGTCTTGGTTCTATAGTAATTGAAAAATTTCCTAGTTGTCATTAATATGATACGCTTTTCTGTCTTATTTTTGGTCTTACATTTTTAAGTTTCTACTTGAGTATTGAGTAATAAGATTTTTTAGTTATGCATCACCTTGCTGTATTTGATTTTCTGTTTTCCGTCTTGCTGCTTGTTACTGTGTTTCATATCTTAAAAGGTATTGGTTTAGTGGAAATAGTAGACTGGTATCGCTGTTATTTTCTGTTATACTGTTATTTGCAGCCGCAATCGGCTGTTAAATTTGTTCACATCACTATGGAGGGCTTTAGCAATGGCAACATCGACACTGTTACACCATTTCCAGAGTGATAAAGCTTGATTGAAAAATTTCCTAGTTGTCATTAATCCAATAAacctttctttcttatttttgctCATGAAGTTTCGAGGTTTGCTTGAACTGTGGCATGATGAAAGTCATTAATTGGATTGCTGAATGGAAGTTTATTCTGCGCTTACAGTAAAGCACATATAGCTTCTATGGCTTAGTACAAAAGTTCTGAACATTGGTTCATTGGCATAAGCATACCTGTAGTATTACATGTTTAGTGCGGTGCTATAAGGAACTTGTGGATTGTTCTCTTGGCAAGTTGTTACATTCCCGTGTATATCTAATTCATTGTTGAGAAAGAAAGATATGgtttcctttttcttattttattttctttgctcTTAACAGGTTTGTTCTTTAGAGAAAAAGAGGCATACTAAGTTGAGTATGATGATTAGTAAAAGAGTTTTTGAGAGGTTGGCTTGTTGCTATTGTAGGCTGCATTCTCAGCCttcttttatttatcattttcgaAACTTCTCTCTTTGGTCAACGAAGAAAGACCCAGATCTTGAAGCAGCCCTTTCAAGAAATCGTCGTTGGATAGTCAATAATCAGATTAAAAACATAATACTTAGATGCCCAAACCAGGTGGCACCTTTGGAGCATCTTCAAAAGAAATTTAAGACTCTTGATCTTCAAGGCAAAGCTCTCAATTGGCTCAAGAAGTATCCCTGTTGCTTTGAAATTTATCGTGATAATGATGAGTATTATTGTAGATTAACGAAGCGGATGATACATTTGGTCGAAGAGGAAGAATTGGTGAAAGATATGCAGGAGCCAGTGTTTGTTCAGAAATTGGCAAAGTTGTTAATGATGAGCGTGAATCAAAGGCTTAATGTTACGAAACTTAATGAGCTTAAACACAGCTTTGGATTTCCAGATGACTACATCATTAGAATTCTACCAAAGCACCCAGAAATCTTTCGACTGGTTAATAACGGTTGGAGGAAGAGttcaatggaaattgaacttCTGGCGTGGAACCCTGATCTAGCAGTTTCTGCTGTTGAAGCCTCAGCTCAGAAACAGGGGATAGAGCCTTGTTTTTCCTGTTCATTGCCTTCAACTTGGATTAAATCATGGCAGAGATTTGAAGAATTTAATGCAATTCCCTACATTTCACCTTACTTAAACCCTAGAGGTTTAGAGGAAGGATCTGAGGAGATGGAGAAGAGAATTGTGGGCCTTGTGCATGAGTTGCTGTCATTGACATTGTGGAAGAAGTTATCAATCGTAAAGCTAAGCCATTTCAAGAGAGAGTTTGCTTTGCCTGAGAAATTGAATATTTTGTTGCTCAAGCACCCCGGCATATTTTACGTGTCGAACAAGTATCAGATTTATACCGTGCTCCTTAGAGAAGCTTACAATGGGTCGGAATTGGTTGATAAAAATCCACTAGTCATTGTGAAGAATAAATTCGGGGATTTGATGCAGGAAGGGCTTCATGAATATAACCAAAGGCGCCGCGTAGTGAATTTGGAAAAGAAGAGGAAATGCATGAATTTGATGAAGCCAGAGAGAAGGAAAGTAGCGAGCTCTGAAACATCCAACCAAGATGATAACGGTGATACTTTAGGAGGTTTAGGACGTTTGTTTGACCCGGAAGAACGAAAACGATTTTACAAGGTTCTTTTTGATGAAAGGTGAAAATTAATCTGAGATGATTTTAACATTGAAGTCTATTGTATTTTTGGATAAAGGGGTGAACAAAAACTACAAGCTAGCAATGACCAAAGCCTGGGGAGTGCTTCTGCAGTTAATATGCTA encodes:
- the LOC107951623 gene encoding protein WHAT'S THIS FACTOR 1, chloroplastic, which gives rise to MMISKRVFERLACCYCRLHSQPSFIYHFRNFSLWSTKKDPDLEAALSRNRRWIVNNQIKNIILRCPNQVAPLEHLQKKFKTLDLQGKALNWLKKYPCCFEIYRDNDEYYCRLTKRMIHLVEEEELVKDMQEPVFVQKLAKLLMMSVNQRLNVTKLNELKHSFGFPDDYIIRILPKHPEIFRLVNNGWRKSSMEIELLAWNPDLAVSAVEASAQKQGIEPCFSCSLPSTWIKSWQRFEEFNAIPYISPYLNPRGLEEGSEEMEKRIVGLVHELLSLTLWKKLSIVKLSHFKREFALPEKLNILLLKHPGIFYVSNKYQIYTVLLREAYNGSELVDKNPLVIVKNKFGDLMQEGLHEYNQRRRVVNLEKKRKCMNLMKPERRKVASSETSNQDDNGDTLGGLGRLFDPEERKRFYKVLFDER